One genomic region from Clostridium saccharobutylicum DSM 13864 encodes:
- the codY gene encoding GTP-sensing pleiotropic transcriptional regulator CodY has translation MSSLLNKTRMLNKILQKSGTEPVAFQDICALLSEVLECNAYIISKKGKVLGYTLGKEFECEAMKKKVIEDKRFPEDYNKTLLEINDTLSNLPNEGRCVFEEIGKCKKVDKLSTIIPIIGSRERIGTLILARFGNAFTDDDLVLVEYSATIVGMEMLRAMQDEIAEEARKKAVVQLAIGTLSYSELEAVEHIFEELNGNEGLLVASKIADKVGITRSVIVNALRKFESAGVIESRSLGMKGTYIRILNEKLIEELKKIK, from the coding sequence ATGTCATCACTATTAAATAAGACTAGAATGTTAAATAAGATTCTACAGAAGTCTGGTACAGAACCTGTAGCATTTCAAGATATATGTGCCCTATTAAGTGAAGTTCTTGAGTGTAATGCTTATATAATAAGCAAAAAAGGAAAGGTACTGGGATATACTTTGGGTAAAGAATTTGAATGCGAAGCTATGAAGAAAAAAGTAATAGAAGATAAGAGGTTTCCAGAAGATTACAATAAAACACTTTTAGAAATTAATGATACATTATCTAATTTACCAAATGAAGGAAGATGTGTTTTTGAGGAGATTGGTAAATGTAAAAAAGTAGATAAGCTATCTACTATAATACCTATAATAGGAAGTAGAGAAAGAATAGGGACATTAATATTAGCTAGATTTGGAAATGCATTTACAGACGATGATTTAGTACTAGTAGAGTATAGTGCAACCATTGTAGGAATGGAAATGCTTAGAGCTATGCAAGATGAAATTGCAGAAGAAGCAAGAAAAAAAGCAGTTGTACAATTAGCTATAGGAACTCTTTCTTATTCGGAATTAGAAGCCGTTGAACATATCTTTGAAGAATTAAATGGAAATGAAGGATTATTAGTAGCTTCTAAAATAGCAGATAAAGTAGGAATAACTAGAAGTGTTATAGTAAATGCATTAAGAAAATTTGAAAGTGCCGGAGTTATTGAATCAAGATCTCTTGGAATGAAGGGAACTTATATTAGAATCTTAAATGAAAAATTAATAGAGGAACTAAAAAAAATAAAATAA
- a CDS encoding YraN family protein: protein MKNLNKEVGSYCEKIARTYLKKNDYNILECNFKNFLGEIDIICQKDGLIIIIEVKGRYNYDYGLPQESVNLSKQKSIIKVASSYITYNKIVNTNFRFDVIEIYLNNKNNLFKINHIKDAFRL from the coding sequence ATGAAAAACTTAAATAAAGAGGTAGGTAGCTATTGTGAAAAAATAGCACGAACATATCTTAAAAAAAATGATTATAATATTTTAGAATGTAATTTCAAAAATTTTCTAGGCGAAATAGATATTATATGCCAAAAAGATGGATTAATAATTATTATTGAAGTTAAAGGCAGGTATAATTATGATTATGGATTACCTCAAGAGTCAGTTAATCTTTCTAAACAAAAATCAATCATAAAAGTAGCCAGTTCATATATTACTTATAATAAAATAGTTAATACTAATTTTAGGTTTGATGTAATAGAAATATATTTAAATAATAAAAATAATTTATTTAAAATAAATCATATAAAAGACGCTTTCAGATTATAG
- the dprA gene encoding DNA-processing protein DprA: MDYELWLILLDLTNHQKIKLIDKYENEENVYNNFEEILKNNSAIAKKIKNFQKEDLKCKVFKLKETLVKKGIHFITYANPLYREKLRGISNPPYFLFYMGNIGVINNKSIAVVGSRKCSNYGLAVTKLLTKELITNNITLISGGARGIDSIAHKTALEDDGVNICVLGCGIDIVYPSENKFLFSKIAEKGVVISEFLIGTRPLRYNFPKRNRIISGLSDSVIVVEASERSGSLITARLAQQQGKKVIVTPGSIFYDGASGSNKLIRDGCTICTDVEDLRVLLSLEHVNIKPMNIAPEKSEILDLISDSPIHIDDIFKNMSVDRGALYALLFEMQIKNEIICLPGNYYVKTI; the protein is encoded by the coding sequence ATGGATTATGAATTATGGTTAATACTTTTAGATTTAACAAATCATCAAAAAATAAAGTTAATAGATAAATATGAAAATGAAGAAAATGTATACAATAACTTTGAAGAAATATTAAAAAATAATAGTGCTATAGCCAAAAAAATAAAAAATTTTCAAAAAGAAGATTTAAAGTGTAAGGTTTTTAAGTTAAAGGAAACATTAGTCAAAAAAGGAATACACTTTATTACATATGCTAATCCTTTATATAGAGAGAAATTGAGGGGAATTTCAAATCCGCCTTATTTTCTATTTTATATGGGCAATATAGGTGTTATAAATAACAAATCTATAGCTGTTGTTGGGTCAAGGAAGTGTTCAAATTATGGATTGGCAGTAACAAAACTCTTGACAAAGGAGCTTATTACTAATAATATAACGCTTATAAGCGGAGGTGCAAGAGGTATAGATTCTATTGCACATAAAACCGCTCTGGAAGATGATGGAGTTAATATATGTGTATTAGGTTGTGGCATAGATATTGTCTACCCATCTGAAAATAAATTTTTATTTTCCAAAATAGCAGAAAAAGGAGTAGTAATTTCTGAATTTTTAATTGGAACGCGTCCGCTAAGATATAATTTTCCTAAGAGAAATCGAATAATAAGTGGTCTTAGTGACAGTGTAATAGTAGTTGAAGCTTCAGAAAGAAGTGGGTCATTAATAACAGCTAGGCTTGCACAACAGCAAGGAAAGAAGGTAATCGTTACGCCGGGATCCATATTTTACGATGGAGCAAGTGGTTCTAATAAATTAATTAGAGATGGATGTACGATTTGTACTGATGTAGAAGATTTAAGAGTGCTGTTGAGTTTGGAGCATGTTAATATTAAACCTATGAATATTGCACCTGAAAAGAGTGAAATATTAGATTTAATAAGCGATTCACCAATTCACATAGATGATATTTTTAAAAATATGTCTGTTGATAGAGGCGCTTTATATGCATTACTATTTGAAATGCAGATTAAAAATGAGATTATTTGCTTACCTGGAAATTACTATGTGAAAACAATTTAA
- a CDS encoding YifB family Mg chelatase-like AAA ATPase codes for MAVKIISATHNGLEGFLIDVEVDISKGLPQFTIVGLPDTSVKEAKERVRAAIINCGFEFPLGRITINLAPADVRKIGSLLDLPIAIGILMESNQIIKKDMDDYIVFGELSLFGELKGVKGTIPIIVEGIKEKINKFIFSYENLEESYYFESGKYYPFRNLKEVISFITYEDMLPYERDEKLNIDEDYQVFDYGAIIGQYSSKRALEIAAAGKHNIILYGEPGCGKTMLAKALISILPSLSQNELIEIAKIYSACGLISKNMQINRPFRAPHHTTTKVALIGGGKEIKPGEITLAHNGVLFLDEILEFKKDVLESLREPLEEKHVNINRITGSCTMPADFLLVGAFNPIEKNEDKIYQNDKYYLDAQTKKYSRKFSSALLDRIDILNYVPRLKYDEIENKSDSYNSKVMRENVLRARKIQKQRFENCVYKYNSDIKGKDIFEICRVGRKCTEILKHYYNTSSVSLRGYGKVIKLARTIADIENEKDILEGHILEAFSYRKNINGDII; via the coding sequence ATGGCAGTGAAAATAATCAGTGCAACGCACAATGGTCTGGAGGGATTTTTGATTGATGTAGAGGTTGATATATCTAAAGGGTTACCACAATTTACGATTGTAGGGCTTCCAGATACTTCTGTAAAAGAAGCAAAAGAAAGAGTTAGAGCAGCCATAATAAACTGTGGATTTGAATTTCCTCTAGGTAGAATTACAATTAATTTAGCACCTGCAGATGTAAGAAAGATAGGTTCACTTTTAGATTTACCTATTGCAATTGGTATTCTTATGGAATCTAATCAAATTATCAAAAAGGATATGGATGATTATATAGTTTTTGGAGAGTTATCTTTATTTGGCGAACTTAAAGGGGTTAAGGGAACTATACCAATAATTGTTGAGGGAATAAAAGAAAAGATTAATAAGTTCATTTTTTCATATGAAAACTTAGAAGAAAGTTACTATTTTGAGAGTGGAAAATATTATCCATTTAGAAATCTAAAAGAAGTAATTTCTTTTATTACATATGAGGATATGCTTCCGTATGAGCGAGACGAAAAGCTAAATATAGATGAAGATTATCAAGTGTTTGACTATGGAGCTATTATAGGCCAATATTCATCTAAAAGAGCACTGGAAATTGCAGCGGCGGGTAAGCATAATATTATACTGTATGGCGAGCCAGGATGTGGTAAGACTATGTTAGCAAAAGCTTTAATATCAATATTGCCATCGTTATCTCAAAATGAATTAATAGAAATAGCAAAAATATATAGTGCATGTGGACTAATAAGTAAAAATATGCAGATCAATAGACCTTTTAGGGCACCACATCATACTACAACCAAAGTAGCATTAATTGGTGGTGGAAAAGAGATTAAGCCTGGAGAAATAACATTGGCTCATAATGGTGTATTGTTTTTGGATGAGATTTTAGAATTTAAGAAGGATGTGTTAGAGTCTTTGAGAGAACCCTTAGAAGAAAAGCATGTAAATATAAATAGAATTACTGGAAGTTGTACAATGCCAGCAGATTTTTTGTTAGTAGGAGCTTTTAATCCAATAGAAAAGAATGAAGATAAAATATATCAAAATGATAAATATTATTTAGATGCTCAAACTAAAAAATATTCAAGAAAATTTTCTAGTGCTTTATTAGATAGAATTGATATCTTAAATTATGTACCTAGATTAAAATATGATGAAATTGAAAATAAAAGTGATTCGTATAATTCAAAAGTCATGCGTGAAAATGTACTAAGGGCAAGGAAGATTCAAAAACAAAGATTTGAAAATTGTGTATATAAATATAATTCGGATATAAAAGGAAAAGACATTTTCGAAATATGTAGGGTTGGAAGAAAATGTACAGAAATTTTGAAACATTATTATAATACTTCAAGTGTATCTTTAAGAGGATATGGAAAAGTAATAAAGCTTGCAAGAACTATAGCTGATATAGAAAACGAGAAAGATATATTGGAAGGACATATATTAGAAGCCTTTAGTTATAGAAAAAATATAAATGGAGACATTATATAG
- the topA gene encoding type I DNA topoisomerase, translating into MGQKLVIVESPAKAKTIGKYLGKNYIVEASMGHVRDLPKSRLGVDIENNYTPKYITIRGKGELIDKLRKAAKKADKVYLATDPDREGEAISWHLANILKISEDETCRIVFNEVTKTAVKASIKEARKIDLDLVDAQQARRILDRLVGYEISPILWRNVKWGLSAGRVQSAALKLICDREKEINEFIPKEYWSIDCMLKKDKKKFPIRLSTYKGKKIEIENEESSNKIIEELKDGKFVVKSIKKGKKNRNPLPPFTTSTLQQDANKKLNFMTKRTMSIAQGLYEGVEVKGYGTVGLITYMRTDSVRISEEAQIKTKEFIENSYGKEYLPQSTRVYKGKKNIQDAHEAIRPTYVDITPEVAKENLTPEQYKLYSLIWKRFVASQMESCELNTNSIDIENGDYKFKASGSIISFDGFMKVYEYSNEEDEKSVTLPVVEEGEELKEASLKGSQHFTQPAPRYTEASFVKLLEEKGIGRPSTYVPTISTLLGRNYVVREKKNLIPTELGEIVNNIVSEYFKQIVDVDFTADMEKKLDNVEEGNENWTEIVGEFFTPLKAAIEKAEKEISKVVIEDKVSDVKCEKCGRMMVIKRGRYGEFLACPGYPECKNAKPIVEELDVPCPECGKTIVVKKSKRGKKFFGCSGYPECKFVSWYEPVKEKCPKCNSYMVLKYSKSKGKYVQCSNSECDYKHEIKEEEENKKEEI; encoded by the coding sequence ATGGGTCAAAAACTTGTAATTGTTGAGTCGCCGGCAAAAGCAAAAACAATCGGCAAATATTTAGGAAAGAACTATATTGTAGAGGCATCAATGGGCCATGTAAGAGATTTACCTAAAAGTAGGTTAGGTGTTGATATAGAAAATAATTATACTCCCAAATATATTACTATTAGAGGAAAGGGAGAATTGATAGATAAATTAAGAAAAGCTGCTAAAAAAGCAGATAAAGTTTATCTTGCAACTGACCCTGATAGAGAGGGAGAAGCTATTTCATGGCATTTAGCTAACATATTAAAGATTTCAGAAGATGAAACGTGTAGAATAGTTTTTAATGAAGTTACAAAGACTGCAGTTAAAGCATCTATAAAAGAAGCACGCAAAATTGATTTAGATTTAGTTGATGCACAGCAAGCAAGAAGAATATTAGATAGACTTGTTGGATATGAGATAAGTCCAATTTTATGGAGAAATGTAAAATGGGGACTTAGTGCTGGTAGAGTACAGTCTGCAGCGTTAAAGTTAATATGTGACAGGGAGAAGGAAATAAATGAATTTATTCCTAAAGAGTATTGGTCAATAGACTGTATGCTTAAGAAGGATAAAAAGAAGTTTCCAATAAGGCTTTCAACATACAAAGGAAAGAAGATTGAAATTGAAAATGAAGAATCTTCAAATAAGATTATTGAAGAACTGAAAGATGGAAAGTTTGTTGTTAAATCAATAAAAAAAGGTAAAAAAAATAGGAATCCGTTGCCACCTTTTACTACAAGTACACTTCAACAAGATGCAAATAAAAAATTAAACTTTATGACTAAAAGAACTATGTCAATAGCTCAAGGACTTTATGAAGGTGTGGAAGTAAAAGGTTATGGAACAGTAGGATTAATAACATATATGAGAACTGATTCTGTAAGAATTTCAGAAGAAGCACAAATTAAAACTAAAGAATTTATTGAAAATTCATATGGAAAAGAATATTTACCTCAATCTACTAGAGTATATAAAGGAAAAAAGAATATTCAAGATGCTCATGAAGCGATAAGACCAACTTATGTAGATATAACGCCAGAAGTTGCAAAAGAAAATTTAACTCCTGAACAATATAAATTATATTCATTAATTTGGAAAAGATTTGTAGCAAGTCAAATGGAATCGTGTGAATTAAATACTAATTCAATAGATATAGAAAATGGCGATTACAAATTTAAAGCATCAGGATCTATAATTTCTTTTGATGGTTTTATGAAAGTATACGAATATTCAAATGAAGAAGATGAAAAATCGGTAACATTGCCAGTTGTAGAAGAAGGGGAAGAATTAAAGGAAGCTTCTCTTAAAGGAAGCCAACATTTTACTCAGCCGGCACCAAGATATACCGAAGCGTCATTTGTTAAATTACTAGAGGAAAAGGGAATAGGTAGACCTAGTACTTATGTACCTACTATTTCAACTTTGCTTGGGAGAAATTATGTTGTTCGTGAAAAGAAAAACTTAATTCCAACTGAACTTGGAGAGATAGTAAATAATATTGTAAGTGAATATTTTAAGCAAATAGTAGATGTTGATTTTACAGCAGATATGGAGAAAAAACTTGATAATGTAGAAGAAGGAAATGAAAATTGGACTGAAATAGTTGGAGAATTTTTTACTCCTCTAAAGGCTGCAATTGAAAAGGCTGAAAAAGAAATATCAAAGGTTGTAATTGAAGATAAAGTTAGTGATGTAAAATGTGAAAAATGTGGTCGAATGATGGTTATTAAAAGAGGTAGATATGGTGAATTCTTAGCGTGTCCTGGATATCCAGAGTGCAAAAATGCGAAACCTATAGTTGAGGAACTAGATGTTCCATGTCCAGAGTGTGGAAAAACTATTGTTGTCAAGAAAAGTAAAAGAGGCAAGAAATTCTTTGGATGTTCTGGATATCCAGAATGTAAATTTGTGAGTTGGTATGAACCTGTAAAAGAAAAGTGTCCAAAATGTAATTCGTATATGGTCCTAAAGTATTCAAAGTCAAAAGGCAAATATGTACAATGTTCCAATAGTGAATGTGATTATAAACATGAAATTAAAGAAGAGGAAGAAAATAAAAAAGAAGAAATTTAA
- the rpsB gene encoding 30S ribosomal protein S2 encodes MSVISMKQLLEAGVHFGHQTRRWNPKMAPYIFTERNGIYIIDLQKTVKKAEEAYNFIKEVAAEGKDILFVGTKKQAQEAIQEEAIRSNMHFVNNRWLGGMLTNFTTIKSRIRKLEQIEKMQEDGTFDVLPKKEVIKLKAELEKLEKNLGGIRNLDAENVGAMFIVDPRKEKNAILEAKILGIPVVAIVDTNCDPEEVDYVIPGNDDAIRAVKLITAKMADAIMEGRQGEQLAE; translated from the coding sequence ATGTCAGTAATATCAATGAAACAATTATTAGAAGCAGGTGTACACTTTGGACACCAAACAAGAAGATGGAACCCTAAAATGGCTCCTTATATCTTCACAGAAAGAAATGGTATCTATATAATAGATCTTCAAAAAACAGTTAAAAAGGCTGAAGAAGCTTATAACTTCATTAAAGAAGTAGCTGCAGAAGGAAAAGATATACTTTTCGTTGGAACTAAGAAACAAGCTCAAGAAGCTATCCAAGAAGAAGCTATCAGAAGCAACATGCATTTCGTAAACAACAGATGGTTAGGTGGAATGTTAACAAACTTCACAACTATCAAGAGCAGAATTAGAAAATTAGAACAAATCGAAAAAATGCAAGAAGATGGAACTTTCGATGTTCTTCCTAAGAAAGAAGTTATTAAATTAAAGGCAGAATTAGAAAAATTAGAAAAGAATCTTGGCGGTATCAGAAACTTAGATGCTGAAAATGTTGGAGCAATGTTCATCGTTGATCCAAGAAAAGAAAAGAATGCTATCTTAGAAGCTAAGATTTTAGGAATTCCAGTAGTTGCTATAGTAGATACTAACTGTGATCCAGAAGAAGTTGATTACGTAATACCAGGTAATGATGATGCTATAAGAGCTGTTAAATTAATAACTGCTAAAATGGCTGACGCTATCATGGAAGGAAGACAAGGCGAACAATTAGCTGAGTAA
- the tsf gene encoding translation elongation factor Ts: MANISAQLVKELRDMTGAKMMDCKKALVQTEGDIDKAVEFLREKGLADAAKKSGRVAAEGIVKTYISEDKKKGAVVEFNCETDFVAINDEFMAFADRLAQMAVETSATTVEELVNEKFDAENTVSAALKALIAKLGENMTIRRFTKFGIENGMVKSYIHGGGRIGVLVELACDTASDVLDEVAKEVCMQIAAANPLFLSEKEVDNTSIEKEKEIYRVQALNEGKPEKIVEKMVEGRIKKYYKEVCLLDQLWVKDSDKTIAKFLEEKSKEVGSPITVTRFVRYERGEGIEVEKVDFAEEVARQMGK; this comes from the coding sequence ATGGCAAACATAAGTGCACAATTAGTTAAAGAACTAAGAGATATGACTGGAGCTAAAATGATGGATTGTAAAAAGGCTCTAGTTCAAACTGAAGGAGACATCGATAAAGCTGTTGAATTCTTAAGAGAAAAGGGACTTGCGGATGCAGCTAAGAAATCAGGTAGAGTTGCTGCTGAAGGTATAGTTAAAACATATATTTCAGAAGATAAGAAAAAAGGAGCAGTTGTTGAATTCAATTGTGAAACAGATTTCGTTGCTATTAATGATGAATTTATGGCTTTTGCTGATAGATTAGCTCAAATGGCAGTTGAAACTTCAGCTACAACAGTTGAAGAACTAGTTAACGAAAAGTTTGATGCAGAAAACACAGTTTCAGCTGCATTAAAAGCTTTAATAGCAAAACTTGGTGAAAACATGACTATAAGAAGATTCACTAAATTTGGCATTGAAAATGGAATGGTTAAGAGCTACATCCATGGTGGCGGAAGAATTGGAGTTTTAGTGGAACTTGCTTGTGATACTGCATCAGATGTACTTGATGAAGTAGCTAAAGAAGTTTGCATGCAAATTGCTGCTGCTAACCCATTATTCTTAAGCGAAAAAGAAGTAGATAATACATCTATAGAAAAAGAAAAAGAAATCTATAGAGTTCAAGCTTTAAATGAAGGAAAACCTGAAAAGATCGTTGAAAAAATGGTTGAAGGAAGAATTAAGAAGTACTACAAAGAAGTTTGTCTTTTAGATCAACTATGGGTTAAAGATAGCGACAAGACAATAGCTAAATTCTTAGAAGAAAAATCTAAAGAAGTTGGTTCTCCAATTACAGTAACTAGATTCGTAAGATACGAAAGAGGAGAAGGAATCGAAGTAGAAAAAGTAGATTTCGCTGAAGAAGTTGCAAGACAAATGGGTAAATAA
- a CDS encoding IS256 family transposase, with the protein MSKPIDDDFDYKAEVKKCKTIDDVMGKNGLIQRLVKDVLENILEGEMEEHLGRNKYQRAETNDSTKKNYRNGYSTKNLRSSFGDVDLDVPRDRNAEFEPQIIKKYETVCTELDKKVISLYAKGMTTSDIQAEIEDLYGITISPSMVSRITDKVMESAVEWQNRSLDKVYPIVYLDAMYFKVRSNGKIMNKAVYICLGYNMQGYKEILGSWVDEAEGAKFWLKICTDLKNRGVREILIACMDGLKGLPEAIKTVFPSVNIQTCIVHQIRNSVKYIASKDKKEFIKDLKCVYKASTEELALAQLDNLKDKWGDKYAIVIDSWYNNWSHLSTFFTFSPEIRKMIYTTNTLEGFNRQIRKYTKSRTVFPTDESLSKCVYLATMEIIEKWTQPTPNWGRTLAELSIVFEEQLNDELA; encoded by the coding sequence ATGTCAAAACCAATTGATGATGACTTTGATTACAAAGCTGAGGTAAAGAAATGTAAGACTATCGATGATGTCATGGGTAAAAATGGTTTAATTCAAAGATTAGTTAAAGATGTGTTAGAAAATATTTTAGAAGGTGAAATGGAAGAACACCTTGGAAGAAATAAATATCAAAGAGCAGAAACTAATGATTCTACAAAAAAGAATTATCGAAATGGATATAGTACCAAAAATCTTAGAAGTTCTTTCGGTGACGTCGATTTAGACGTACCAAGAGATAGGAATGCTGAATTTGAGCCACAAATTATAAAGAAATACGAAACTGTGTGTACAGAATTAGATAAAAAGGTGATTTCTCTTTACGCAAAAGGAATGACCACAAGTGATATTCAAGCAGAAATAGAGGACTTATATGGAATAACAATATCACCTTCTATGGTATCTAGAATTACAGATAAAGTTATGGAAAGTGCTGTTGAGTGGCAAAATAGATCACTAGATAAAGTTTATCCAATAGTGTATTTGGATGCTATGTATTTCAAGGTGCGAAGCAATGGAAAGATTATGAATAAAGCTGTTTATATATGCTTAGGATACAACATGCAAGGATACAAAGAAATTTTAGGAAGTTGGGTAGATGAAGCTGAGGGTGCTAAGTTTTGGTTAAAGATATGCACTGATCTTAAAAATAGAGGCGTACGAGAAATCCTTATAGCATGTATGGACGGATTAAAGGGGTTACCAGAAGCCATTAAAACTGTATTTCCATCAGTTAACATTCAAACATGTATTGTTCACCAAATAAGAAACTCAGTTAAGTATATAGCATCAAAAGATAAGAAAGAATTTATTAAAGATTTAAAATGTGTTTATAAGGCTTCAACTGAGGAACTTGCGCTAGCGCAGCTCGATAATTTAAAGGATAAGTGGGGAGATAAATATGCTATTGTAATAGATTCGTGGTATAACAATTGGAGTCACCTATCAACATTCTTCACTTTCTCTCCTGAAATAAGAAAAATGATATATACAACTAATACGCTTGAAGGATTTAACAGACAAATACGTAAGTATACTAAATCAAGAACTGTATTTCCAACCGATGAATCTTTAAGTAAATGTGTTTATCTAGCTACTATGGAAATTATAGAAAAGTGGACTCAACCAACACCAAATTGGGGTCGTACTTTAGCAGAATTATCAATAGTATTTGAAGAACAATTAAATGATGAATTAGCTTAA
- the pyrH gene encoding UMP kinase, translating into MSDYKYKRVILKLSGEALAGVSGFGLDFNVAKRIALEIKELVDMGVEVGTVVGGGNIWRGRSGEGMDRTTADYMGMMATCINALALQDSLEQVGVKTRVQTAIEMKEIAEPFIRRRAMRHLEKGRVVIFAAGTGNPYFSTDTTAALRAAEIEADVILLAKKVDGVYDKDPHKYSDAKKYDTLSYIEVLEQGLQVMDSTATSLCMDNEIPILVFGLDEPGNIKKAMFGENIGTLVTKK; encoded by the coding sequence ATGTCAGATTATAAATACAAGAGAGTAATTTTAAAACTTTCAGGGGAAGCTTTAGCTGGAGTTAGTGGATTTGGGCTTGATTTTAATGTAGCTAAAAGAATAGCTTTAGAAATTAAAGAATTAGTTGATATGGGTGTTGAAGTAGGTACTGTAGTAGGTGGCGGAAACATTTGGAGAGGCAGAAGTGGCGAAGGTATGGACAGAACTACTGCTGATTATATGGGAATGATGGCAACTTGCATAAATGCTTTAGCGCTTCAAGATTCCTTAGAACAAGTAGGAGTTAAAACAAGAGTTCAAACTGCTATAGAAATGAAAGAAATTGCAGAACCATTCATAAGAAGAAGAGCGATGAGACATTTAGAAAAAGGAAGAGTTGTTATATTTGCTGCTGGTACAGGAAATCCATATTTCTCAACTGATACTACTGCTGCTTTAAGAGCTGCTGAAATAGAAGCAGATGTAATTCTTTTGGCTAAAAAAGTTGATGGAGTTTATGATAAAGATCCTCATAAGTATTCAGATGCTAAAAAATATGATACACTATCATATATAGAAGTATTAGAACAAGGATTACAAGTTATGGATTCAACAGCAACTTCATTATGTATGGATAACGAAATTCCGATTCTTGTATTTGGATTAGATGAGCCTGGAAATATTAAAAAGGCAATGTTTGGCGAAAATATTGGAACATTAGTAACAAAGAAATAG
- a CDS encoding ribonuclease HII gives MMIINEDILSLPFSKIKEEISKVNLVESYKNGELLKLIDLLNKDKRKNVLSISSKLQKELNIYLNEVQRVKEMYNFDKSFGDYKYVAGVDEVGRGPLAGPIVACCVMLDLNVLDEDLILYLNDSKKVKESKREELSEIIKKKALCYNIAVSSNEEIDEKGIAFSNNKVFLESCNALNIKPDLVLSDGYLVKNINIENKSVIKGDTKSACIAAASIVAKVYRDNLMKEYAKKYPNYDFENNVGYGTSKHIDSLKKYGKCDIHRNSFLTKLL, from the coding sequence ATGATGATAATTAATGAGGATATTTTATCATTACCTTTTAGTAAAATAAAAGAGGAAATAAGCAAGGTTAATCTTGTAGAGTCATATAAAAATGGCGAGCTTTTGAAGCTTATAGATTTATTAAATAAGGATAAGAGAAAGAATGTATTATCTATTAGTAGTAAACTTCAAAAAGAGTTAAATATTTATTTAAATGAAGTTCAAAGAGTTAAAGAAATGTATAACTTTGATAAATCATTTGGTGATTATAAATATGTAGCAGGAGTGGATGAGGTTGGAAGAGGTCCTCTTGCGGGTCCTATTGTTGCATGTTGCGTTATGCTGGATTTAAATGTTTTGGATGAAGATTTAATATTATATTTAAATGACTCTAAAAAAGTAAAAGAATCTAAAAGAGAAGAGCTTTCGGAAATTATAAAAAAGAAAGCTTTATGTTATAATATAGCAGTTTCATCTAATGAAGAAATTGATGAAAAGGGAATAGCTTTTTCAAATAATAAAGTGTTTCTAGAAAGTTGTAATGCGTTAAATATTAAGCCGGATTTAGTATTATCAGATGGATATTTAGTTAAGAATATTAACATAGAAAATAAATCTGTTATAAAAGGCGATACTAAAAGTGCATGTATTGCAGCAGCATCTATAGTAGCTAAGGTTTATAGAGACAATCTAATGAAGGAATATGCTAAAAAGTATCCTAATTATGATTTCGAAAATAATGTTGGATATGGCACTTCTAAACATATAGATAGTTTGAAAAAGTATGGAAAATGTGACATACATAGAAATAGCTTTTTAACAAAGTTGTTATAA